The following coding sequences lie in one Aspergillus luchuensis IFO 4308 DNA, chromosome 8, nearly complete sequence genomic window:
- a CDS encoding uncharacterized protein (COG:C;~EggNog:ENOG410PPPV;~InterPro:IPR008699;~PFAM:PF05821;~TransMembrane:1 (i99-120o);~go_component: GO:0005739 - mitochondrion [Evidence IEA];~go_function: GO:0003954 - NADH dehydrogenase activity [Evidence IEA];~go_function: GO:0008137 - NADH dehydrogenase (ubiquinone) activity [Evidence IEA]): protein MLSQRILARRLPQVAARYTAPRASFSQVRSLKAAEVDDPLQNNNYQNPPRVKRAFRDPYGDWWDKQERRNFGEPVHEENEILGVFSPEQYTHVTARKGLLQVGAFVVTFLGLCGVVSMFYPDKPSVPKTYPDGLEKELGGPGAAPARKSDEASW, encoded by the exons ATGCTGTCCCAACGAATCTTGGCCCGCCGCCTGCCTCAGGTGGCCGCCCGCTACACCGCGCCTCGCGCCTCATTCTCACAGGTCCGGAGTCTCAAAGCTGCGGAGGTGGACGATCCGTTGCAG AACAACAACTACCAGAACCCTCCCCGTGTTAAGCGCGCCTTCAGAGACCCCTACGGCGATTGGTGGGACAAGCAGGAGAGACGGAACTTTGGCGAGCCCGTTCACGAGGAGAACGAAATTCTCGGTGTCTTCAGTCCCGAACAATATACCCACGTCACGGCTCGCAAAGGTCTCCTCCAGGTCGGAGCCTTCGTCGTAACCTTCCTCGGACTGTGCGGTGTCGTCAGCATGTTCTACCCCGACAAGCCCAGTGTTCCCAAGACCTATCCCGAtggcttggagaaggagctCGGTGGTCCGGGTGCTGCTCCG GCCCGCAAGTCCGACGAGGCTAGCTGGTGA
- a CDS encoding C2 domain protein (BUSCO:EOG092608WU;~COG:S;~EggNog:ENOG410PFJ4;~InterPro:IPR019558,IPR035892,IPR014772,IPR000008, IPR014770;~PFAM:PF00168), with protein MSTASTHSRGVNRRINSIQNESRHSRSLSGSRRRPVNSSTAYNYALRVAYLAHLLQPRSRRVQNVPVPQKPKRASTSFHDLMSDFSLVRDSKSTRIPHGFIAELEKRLTGVLIGKEKRKEYQDTLVVRTFAAFLNTLKDQSFKKRMEKDRRAEDLVLIFYSNATKELSKGKDPEDDHWKLMVDRHVALFVRLFALILKDHDWAKERPELANRLSVLENKLLSQDQDLVQTNGSTTVEVVAPISHDVKDMPLVQHVSKIFDVNLSQVQADIDKNKGTWTGKAALQDLKAYQAHLNLKTRKTLSQEDFENEDAYELWKKNEGPDLSQMMLAIVQSNPELAKSTPGGALPQFNPNGSDQDPAGELSRTNSDRPSSYVIDQSLDLSSLSLGDDGGEPSDESDTYTYIPQDPRSMYKFILAQTLSHDLKDRDIEATQATSEVPSMKLFSKQSSEFLNEVCLRWRIPNFSRIVLFLDVVRSKFVDNEIDLNTLDSAFTFVKESPSAEGRRRSSFIASVLYERHRWTIHDLLLMQQILSSLHEALLRELYDVMMDCYEGKPRPIGPVMYVLENHIEMDPNYTEDLEDIERFRSYVQDGLAQKATEKYQELLGQLIPVQPESWELDHVIQLCDAITKLAQKIKKRYRKNPEIMGVNPYLILLSNVLPIFSEDAHEMVVRIIEMEKVRGEETNIEDGFDLYKQLADVRRLFTEALPDVPFPFHIEGLMEEFVWRWIRLTDKKVADWVEQAVRQDAFAVRDDGTMEVVPEENRHSVSVIDIFRSFNQVVEQMISLEWDDDFQYAKFMTALSRSIGSGVAKYCESLEQMFAKEMDRLSPDQEAAMNQTAQERIMQLAKEAWTSKEKIEPFQFFPESLVKLNNVEYALTQLDKLENEVNVDGCAEVIARHAQPQLQKIRKSTTYVFTVKVVEAEDLKACDMNGGSDPYVVLADEYQKRIAKTRIIYNNLNPRWDDAVDITTQGPVNIIATIWDWDAVGDHDYVGRTSIKLDPVHFSDFLPREYWLDLDTQGRLLLRVSMEGERDDIQFYFGKAFRTLKRTERDMTRKITEKLSAYISHCLSRRTLKSLLSRGLSISSVSNFLNRNRAQSTTATPSNADVENALTPLFDYFNDNFAIMNKTLTSEAMKMVMARLWKEVLATIESLLVPPLSDKPSHQKPLTMQEVDVVSRWLVLLLNFFHAIDEETGEANGVSIDILKSPKYHEIQTLNFFYFEPTEQLIRTSERMASATISRQQANKNRTSAPPHLGAAGSSSMLGVPSARRAKSIMLSRNLGTMKKMKEEKWREAQAEPNDDMILRILRMRPEAAGYLRDRSRQKERLAAAAAADAIVKQSLMAGAGGRMTGTLGRR; from the exons ATGTCGACGGCATCTACTCATTCCCGAGGCGTTAACCGACGGATTAACAGCATTCAGAATGAATCCCGCCATTCGCGCAGTCTCTCAGGGTCCCGTAGGCGCCCCGTCAACTCCTCGACTGCCTACAACTATGCTCTCCGGGTAGCCTACCTCGCCCATCTCCTGCAGCCTCGCTCGCGTCGTGTACAGAATGTTCCGGTCCCTCAGAAACCCAAGAGGGCCTCCACCTCGTTTCATGACCTGATGAGCGATTTCTCCCTAGTGCGGGACTCAAAAAGCACTCGCATCCCTCATGGGTTCATcgcggagctggagaagaggcTGACAGGTGTCCTGATCGGAAAAGAGAAGCGGAAGGAATATCAAGATACGCTGGTCGTGAGGACATTCGCTGCATTTCTCAATACTTTGAAGGACCAATCGTTCAAAAAGCGCATGGAGAAGGACCGGCGGGCGGAAGACCTCGTTCTCATCTTCTATTCCAATGCCACCAAGGAACTGAGCAAAGGAAAGGATCCCGAAGATGACCACTGGAAGCTTATGGTAGACAGACACGTGGCGCTTTTCGTTCGCTTGTTTGCGCTTATCCTGAAGGATCACGACTGGGCTAAGGAGCGACCTGAACTGGCAAATCGGTTGTCGGTCTTGGAAAACAAACTACTCTCCCAGGATCAAGATCTTGTGCAGACCAACGGCTCTACTACTGTGGAAGTTGTTGCTCCCATAAGTCACGATGTTAAGGACATGCCACTTGTGCAGCATGTGTCAAAGATTTTTGACGTGAACTTGAGCCAGGTTCAGGCAGACATAGATAAGAATAAAGGGACCTGGACCGGGAAGGCGGCCCTTCAAGACCTGAAAGCCTACCAGGCTCACCTAAACCTCAAGACTCGGAAAACATTGTCTCAGGAAGACTTCGAGAACGAGGATGCATATGAactctggaagaagaatgaaggtCCTGATCTGTCTCAGATGATGCTTGCCATTGTGCAGTCGAACCCGGAACTCGCCAAAAGCACCCCGGGGGGTGCGCTTCCACAATTTAACCCAAATGGTAGTGACCAGGATCCGGCGGGGGAGCTGTCAAGGACGAACTCCGATAGGCCATCGTCGTATGTCATAGATCAATCGCTGGATCTCAGCTCTCTATCTTTAGGTGATGACGGCGGCGAGCCTTCGGATGAGTCCGATAcgtatacatacatacctcAGGATCCCCGATCTATGTACAAGTTTATATTAGCTCAGACCCTGAGCCATGACCTGAAAGACCGCGATATTGAGGCAACACAGGCGACATCCGAGGTCCCTTCAATGAAGCTATTTTCCAAACAGTCGTCGGAATTCCTTAACGAGGTCTGTCTTCGGTGGCGGATTCCGAATTTCTCCAGGATAGTTTTGTTTCTGGATGTTGTCCGGTCCAAATTTGTGGATAACGAAATTGATCTCAATACACTCGATTCGGCTTTCACTTTCGTGAAAGAATCCCCTTCTGCGGAGGGCAGGAGGCGCAGTAGCTTTATCGCTTCTGTTCTTTATGAGAGGCACAGGTGGACAATTCATGACCTTCTTCTGATGCAGCAGAtactttcctctcttcacgAAGCTCTTCTGCGTGAATTgtatgatgtgatgatggattgctATGAAGGAAAACCTCGGCCCATCGGTCCGGTGATGTACGTACTGGAGAACCATATTGAAATGGATCCCAACTACACCGAAGATTTGGAGGACATCGAGCGTTTCCGCTCATACGTGCAGGATGGGCTCGCACAGAAAGCAACCGAGAAGTATCAAGAGCTTCTGGGGCAGCTGATCCCAGTCCAGCCGGAATCCTGGGAGCTCGACCATGTTATCCAGCTCTGCGATGCCATCACTAAACTTGCGCAGAAGATCAAAAAGCGTTACCGGAAGAATCCAGAGATTATGGG GGTCAACCCGTATCTGATATTACTCTCTAACGTCCTCCCGATATTCTCCGAGGATGCCCACGAGATGGTGGTCAGAATCATCGAAATGGAGAAAGTGAGAGGTGAGGAAACCAACATTGAAGATGGTTTCGATCTGTATAAGCAGCTAGCGGACGTGCGTCGTCTTTTCACGGAGGCCCTTCCTGA TGTCCCCTTTCCGTTCCACATTGAAGGCCTAATGGAGGAGTTCGTCTGGCGCTGGATTCGCTTAACCGATAAGAAGGTTGCAGACTGGGTCGAACAGGCAGTCAGACAAGACGCTTTTGCCGTTCGAGACGACGGAACGATGGAAGTGGTTCCGGAGGAGAATCGTCACAGTGTGTCTGTGATTGACATCTTCCGCTCCTTTAACCAGGTCGTAGAGCAGATGATCTCCCTTGAGTGGGACGATGATTTCCAGTACGCCAAGTTCATGACGGCCCTGTCCAGGTCTATTGGAAGCGGAGTGGCAAAATATTGTGAATCCTTGGAGCAGATGTTCGCTAAGGAGATGGATCGGCTTTCGCCCGATCAGGAGGCGGCTATGAACCAAACCGCTCAAGAAAGGATAATGCagttggccaaggaagcatggacgagcaaagaaaagatcgAACCCTTTCAGTTCTTTCCCGAG TCTCTGGTCAAGCTGAATAACGTCGAATATGCCCTGACGCAGCTCGACAAGCTGGAAAACGAGGTCAATGTGGATGGCTGTGCAGAGGTTATCGCAAGACATGCTCAGCCTCAACTCCAGAAGATTCGCAAGTCTACCACATATGTTTTCACCGTAAAGGTGGTCGAAGCGGAAGATCTGAAGGCGTGCGACATGAACGGAGGAAGTGATCCCTACGTCGTGCTGGCCGACGAGTATCAGAAACGTATAGCCAAGACCCGCATCATCTATAACAACCTCAATCCACGAtgggatgatgctgttgaCATCACCACGCAAGGCCCAGTCAACATTATCGCCACCatttgggattgggatgcaGTCGGAGACCATGACTATGTGGGTCGGACTTCTATCAAGCTCGATCCGGTCCACTTCAGCGACTTCCTACCAAGGGAGTATTGGCTTGACTTGGATACGCAAGGCCGGCTGCTACTTCGCGTGAGCATGGAGGGAGAACGCGACGATATCCAGTTCTACTTTGGCAAAGCGTTCCGGACGTTGAAGCGGACGGAGAGGGACATGACTCGCAAGATCACAGAAAAG CTTTCCGCATACATTAGTCACTGTCTATCGCGTCGGACGCTGAAATCGTTGCTGTCGCGCGGACTCAGTATTTCAAGCGTATCTAACTTCCTGAACCGCAATCGAGCGcaatccaccaccgccaccccgTCGAACGCAGACGTGGAAAATGCGCTGACTCCCCTCTTTGACTACTTCAATGATAACTTTGCTATTATGAACAAGACTCTCACGTCGGAAGCCATGAAGATGGTCATGGCACGTTTATGGAAAGAAGTGCTGGCTACAATCGAGAGCTTGCTTGTTCCTCCATTGTCCGACAAGCCCTCTCACCAGAAGCCCCTCACGATGCAAGAGGTGGATGTTGTCTCACGCTGGCTCGTGCTTcttctcaacttcttccacgCCATTGACGAAGAGACGGGTGAAGCCAACGGCGTTTCCATCGATATCTTGAAATCCCCCAAATACCACGAGATCCAGACCTTGAACTTCTTCTATTTCGAGCCTACTGAACAACTGATCCGCACCTCTGAGCGGATGGCCTCTGCGACGATCTCTCGTCAGCAGGCCAACAAGAACCGGACCTCGGCGCCACCACATCTGGGTGCCGCAGGGTCTAGCAGCATGTTGGGCGTCCCCAGCGCACGTCGTGCCAAGAGTATCATGCTCTCGCGCAACCTCGgcacgatgaagaagatgaaggaggagaaatgGCGCGAGGCGCAAGCCGAGCCAAATGACGATATGATCCTGCGAATCTTGCGGATGCGTCCCGAAGCTGCGGGCTATCTACGTGATCGCAGCAGGCAAAAGGAGCGACTGGCAGCTGCCGCAGCTGCAGATGCCATTGTGAAGCAGAGTCTAATGGCAGGGGCTGGGGGAAGGATGACGGGGACGCTGGGGCGGCGATGA
- a CDS encoding uncharacterized protein (COG:J;~EggNog:ENOG410PP4P;~InterPro:IPR006175,IPR006056,IPR019897,IPR035959;~PFAM:PF01042) — MFSATFRVLFSRLSTSSRLISSPLHSSLPISRLPSRIPYQFVTMSTGLDIVHTAGAAQPVGPYSQAIKVNGQIFLSGQIPLTKDGVLIEGSVTEKTRLCCENIKAVVEAAGSSVEKIFKVTVLLADMADFDEMNKEYGKFFAHKPARSCFAVKQLPKGVPVEIECIALA; from the exons atGTTCTCCGCTACCTTTCGAGTTCTTTTCTCCCGTCTCAGTACTTCCTCTcgtctcatctcctcccctcttcactcttctctccccatctctcGTCTCCCATCTCGCATCCCATACCAATTCGTCACCATGTCCACCGGTCTTGACATCGTCCACACTGCTGGCGCCGCCCAGC CCGTCGGCCCCTAC TCTCAAGCCATCAAGGTCAACGGCcagatcttcctctccgGTCAAATCCCCCTCACCAAGGACGGCGTCCTGATTGAGGGGTCCGTCACCGAGAAGACCCGTCTCTGCTGCGAGAACATCAAGGCCGTTGTCGAGGCGGCTGGCTCTAGCgtggagaagatcttcaaggTTACG GTCCTCCTCGCTGATATGGCCGACTTCGATGAGATGAACAAGGAATACGGCAAGTTCTTTGCTCACAAGCCGGCTCGCTCTTGCTTTGCTGTTAAGCAGCTGCCTAAGGGTGTGCCTGTTGAGATTGAGTGCATTGCTCTTGCTTAG
- the swr1 gene encoding putative SNF2 family helicase/ATPase (Swr1) (COG:K;~EggNog:ENOG410PGN8;~InterPro:IPR027417,IPR002464,IPR000330,IPR038718, IPR001650,IPR014012,IPR014001;~PFAM:PF00176,PF07529,PF00271,PF04851;~go_function: GO:0005524 - ATP binding [Evidence IEA]), whose product MQNGSPNGISHQDERVTPNLEGPPTDLPASEPPTESLSRDSTSADLKEEDGITTAVDQLEEPPSKKRKLAGPSSARRSTSRPASPPWKKAGVDGPTSFIQDGRRKSSRVNAIPLQLQSPSEKRSTRGAQNKAIGRNVSGATKGVASSPLSMSPPQPEPNGRLAGGSAAVNGSPRNATTRGSASRRHQISQSPAPKQPHTRTRSYSSGTARRASNIGTAASSTRSHRSSMNNVSTTMAETGDADYDNADDDDEYGQRAPRLRIKVKRPPIGIQHPGHVLAPRKYGSFKEWLESDDGRIRDPSVLTPADALEEALKRRRIAVAAEPGGLLSPDVCSAYLPEQQEEPPQQYSHQDHLVAHALYFKKLLDQEHRRHRNTAKLFAQWCADAWRKRNKDPEDILREQQEEMRGKRKQLAKDLQKMFDLARAEVDQMRLARWEEERKAEDQQALDRAIKQSTMLFEKRRMEILGEGGSDAPDTSDAEQEDSDELSDGSEDEDNMSSTDSESEDENNVDDDESLTAEELRLKYANLPNTNNDSDHESVVSDATAFSDESDTSDVDRSVDRATASLDPSAEGQPELEDVDPVLLDDSEDESTDMDDDMGDTDEDESGEVDSDAESDGPGLLGFFSSKDISTNYGGSQSDADGGDDTIINDSDTKLASAGEDGEEEEEEPEEEPEDPDEVSLVPNGPALEKSMLQDEEEAASAPEPDPAPASPSACDSAVHLTADAEPKSAVDSASELTPAPTPAADKTPDVEMTDVSYNEDTVLPDASDAVVQNNPPEEHEHAHHEAYQSGEPSSEASPGTLVTKPSEPESISSYETPEKHAPPSESPAPGLKTPVPHLLRGTLREYQHFGLDWLAGLYTNHINGILADEMGLGKTIQTIALLAHLAVEHEVWGPHLVVVPTSVILNWEMEFKKWCPGFKIMTYYGNQEERRQKRKGWMDDTSWNVLITSYQLVLQDQQVLKRRSWHYMILDEAHNIKNFRSQRWQALLTFRTRARLLLTGTPLQNNLTELWSLLFFLMPSDGDEEGIEGFADLRNFSEWFRRPVEQILEHGRETMDDEAKRVVTKLHTVLRPYILRRLKADVEKQMPAKYEHVVYCRLSKRQRFLYDGFMSRAQTKETLASGNYLSIINCLMQLRKVCNHPDLFETRPISTSFAMSRSVVTEYEIKDLLVRRRLLYEHPLTKLDLDFLNLVPISREDISRRLADDSIRLMAYGPFNTLRERQYHRTNWQMSFDGSTVQSTLDALENESRKRRMAELERCLYFESKRHGRRPVYGSSLIEFLTADSKQRPTANGPLRKRSLADWLSSQSSVLASMILSIEERSQAMDGYVQRFACVTPAAVATGITEAALTPIETRYLTKKERFPPYDPFHEAQMRLSIAFPDKRLLQYDCGKLQRLDKLLRDLKAGGHRALIFTQMTKMLDILEQFLNIHGHRYLRLDGTTKVEQRQILTDRFNNDNRILAFILSSRSGGLGINLTGADTVIFYDLDWNPAMDKQCQDRCHRIGQTRDVHIYRFVSEYTIESNILRKANQKRMLDDVVIQEGEFTTDYFTKLDVRDMIDTEDVLEGHDEASAAMDRVLENRVAASARVFEQAEDKEDIDAAKNAQKELEHADDGDFDDRTPGQTQAGTPLATGPTTGPDESTTAGTTPGPQLLTSPQVHAVDEPVDVEIQPGHIDNYLLRFMEWNMKDEPLVLPADKSKKKSKKGKEHRLRKRRR is encoded by the coding sequence ATGCAAAACGGCAGCCCGAACGGAATCTCCCATCAAGATGAACGCGTGACCCCCAACCTCGAGGGCCCTCCGACCGACCTGCCTGCGTCTGAGCCTCCGACCGAGTCGCTGAGCCGGGATTCGACCTCTGCCGACcttaaagaagaagacggtaTCACCACCGCAGTCGACCAGCTCGAAGAACCTCCTTCCAAAAAGCGAAAGCTCGCCGGTCCTTCCTCCGCTCGTCGCTCAACCTCCCGTCCAGCATCCCCCCCGTGGAAAAAGGCCGGCGTCGATGGTCCGACATCATTCATCCAAGATGGGAGGCGTAAGTCCTCTCGCGTTAACGCGATCCCGCTCCAGTTGCAAAGTCCATCCGAGAAGAGGAGCACGCGCGGCGCTCAGAATAAGGCCATAGGTCGGAATGTCTCCGGTGCTACGAAGGGGGTCGCGTCGTCTCCGTTGTCGATGTCCCCGCCTCAGCCGGAGCCAAATGGGAGGTTGGCTGGTGGCAGCGCCGCAGTCAATGGTTCCCCAAGGAACGCGACCACAAGAGGGTCGGCCAGCAGGCGCCACCAGATCTCTCAGTCACCAGCTCCCAAGCAACCTCACACGCGAACACGATCTTACAGCTCCGGCACGGCGCGTCGAGCGTCGAATATTGGCACCGCCGCTAGCTCCACTCGCTCGCATCGCTCCTCTATGAACAACGTTTCGACGACCATGGCGGAAACCGGTGATGCCGACTATGACaatgcagatgatgatgatgaatatggCCAGCGGGCTCCACGGCTACGGATCAAGGTTAAAAGACCACCCATCGGTATTCAGCATCCAGGCCACGTTCTAGCTCCGCGGAAGTATGGGTCGTTCAAGGAATGGTTAGAGAGTGATGACGGGCGAATAAGGGATCCATCCGTGCTCACACCAGCTGACGCACTCGAGGAGGCTCTAAAGCGGCGCCGAATAGCTGTGGCAGCTGAACCGGGCGGACTATTGAGTCCAGATGTTTGTTCTGCATACCTGCCCGAGCAACAAGAGGAACCGCCCCAGCAATACTCCCACCAAGACCACTTGGTCGCGCACGCTCTGTACTTTAAGAAGCTTCTCGACCAGGAACACAGGCGTCATCGAAATACTGCCAAGCTATTCGCTCAGTGGTGCGCGGACGCGTGGAGGAAGCGCAATAAGGATCCTGAGGACATTCTCCGGGAACAGCAGGAGGAGATGCGTGGGAAGCGCAAACAGCTGGCCAAGGATCTTCAGAAGATGTTCGACCTTGCGCGAGCGGAGGTGGACCAGATGCGCCTGGCacgctgggaggaggagcggaAGGCCGAAGATCAGCAAGCTCTGGATCGTGCTATCAAGCAATCCACAATGCTTTTCGAGAAAAGACGCATGGAGATTCTCGGCGAAGGTGGCAGTGACGCACCCGATACCAGTGATGCCGAGCAGGAGGACTCGGATGAGTTATCGGACGGttcggaagatgaagacaatATGTCGTCGACCGATTCagaaagtgaagatgagaataatgtagatgatgatgaaagcTTGACGGCAGAGGAACTGCGGTTGAAATACGCTAATTtacccaacaccaacaatgaTTCTGACCACGAGTCCGTGGTCTCTGATGCTACAGCATTTTCCGACGAGAGTGACACCTCAGACGTTGATCGTTCTGTGGACCGTGCTACTGCGTCCCTCGACCCATCGGCAGAGGGGCAACCCGAGCTTGAAGATGTGGATCCCGTGCTCCTGGACGACAGTGAAGATGAGTCCActgatatggatgatgatatggGCGAcaccgatgaggatgaatcTGGTGAAGTCGACTCCGACGCGGAGAGTGATGGTCCCGGGCTTTTaggtttcttctcttccaaagACATATCAACGAATTATGGCGGTTCACAGAGCGATGCtgatggtggggatgatACCATTATCAACGACTCGGATACCAAATTAGCGTCggctggagaggatggggaggaggaggaagaggaaccgGAAGAGGAACCGGAAGATCCTGATGAAGTCTCCCTTGTGCCAAACGGTCCGGCGCTAGAAAAGTCGATGCtccaagatgaagaggaagctgCTTCCGCGCCCGAGCCTGATCCAGCTCCGGCGTCCCCTTCTGCCTGCGACTCCGCTGTTCATCTAACTGCCGATGCTGAGCCCAAGTCTGCTGTTGATTCTGCGTCAGAACTTACTCCCGCACCTACCCCCGCCGCGGACAAGACACCTGATGTTGAAATGACAGATGTCAGTTATAACGAGGACACAGTTCTGCCCGACGCATCTGATGCGGTGGTTCAGAATAACCCGCCTGAAGAGCATGAACACGCCCACCACGAAGCCTACCAAAGCGGCGAGCCCTCAAGTGAAGCATCACCAGGCACGCTTGTCACCAAACCATCGGAGCCCGAATCCATCTCCTCGTACGAAACACCGGAGAAACACGCACCGCCCAGCGAATCCCCTGCTCCTGGGTTGAAGACGCCGGTGCCGCATCTTCTCCGAGGCACTCTGCGGGAGTACCAACATTTCGGCCTGGATTGGCTTGCTGGCCTGTATACAAACCACATCAATGGCATCCTGGCAGATGAAATGGGTCTTGGTAAAACAATCCAAACGATAGCGCTGTTGGCGCACTTAGCCGTGGAGCACGAGGTTTGGGGGCCGCACTTAGTCGTCGTACCTACTAGTGTGATTCTCAATTGGGAGATGGAGTTTAAGAAGTGGTGCCCCGGATTCAAAATCATGACCTATTACGGAAACCAGGAGGAGCGTCGACAGAAGCGAAAgggctggatggatgacaCTAGCTGGAATGTGTTGATCACCTCTTACCAACTAGTCCTACAGGATCAGCAAGTgctgaaaagaagaagttggcACTATATGATTCTTGACGAAGCACACAACATCAAGAACTTCCGCTCGCAAAGGTGGCAGGCACTGCTCACTTTCAGAACACGAGCCCGACTCTTGCTAACCGGAACACCGCTTCAAAACAATTTGACTGAACTATGGtcgttgctcttcttcttgatgccctccgatggcgatgaagaaggaattGAAGGTTTCGCTGATCTCAGGAACTTTTCGGAATGGTTCCGACGCCCTGTGGAACAGATCTTGGAGCATGGCAGAGAGacaatggatgatgaagcgaAGCGAGTGGTCACCAAGCTTCACACTGTACTCCGACCTTATATTTTGCGTCGTCTCAAAGCAGAtgtggagaagcagatgccGGCGAAGTACGAGCATGTCGTTTATTGCAGACTCTCGAAGCGTCAACGATTCCTTTATGATGGCTTTATGTCTCGCGCACAGACCAAGGAAACGCTTGCGTCAGGGAATTACCTATCCATCATCAACTGTTTGATGCAACTACGGAAGGTCTGCAATCATCCCGATCTCTTCGAAACTCGGCCCATATCTACGTCTTTCGCCATGTCTCGCTCTGTGGTCACGGAATACGAGATCAAAGATCTTCTCGTCCGTCGGCGACTATTGTATGAGCATCCACTCACCAAGCTCGACCTTGATTTCCTCAACCTAGTGCCCATATCCCGAGAAGATATTTCTCGACGGTTGGCCGATGACAGTATCCGTCTTATGGCTTATGGTCCCTTCAACACGCTCAGGGAACGCCAGTATCACCGTACCAACTGGCAGATGAGCTTCGATGGTAGCACGGTGCAGTCTACGCTAGACGCTCTGGAGAATGAGTCCAGGAAACGGAGGATGGCAGAGCTGGAGAGATGCCTCTACTTTGAGTCTAAACGCCATGGTCGTCGCCCGGTGTACGGATCAAGTCTTATCGAATTCCTCACGGCCGACAGTAAGCAGCGGCCTACCGCCAACGGGCCGCTGCGGAAACGCTCCTTAGCTGACTGGTTGTCGAGCCAGTCGTCCGTCCTGGCATCGATGATCTTGTCCATTGAAGAACGGTCCCAGGCAATGGACGGATATGTTCAGAGATTCGCTTGTGTCACCCCTGCTGCTGTGGCGACTGGTATCACCGAGGCCGCACTGACTCCCATAGAGACGAGGTATCTCACGAAGAAGGAACGGTTCCCCCCATACGACCCTTTTCACGAAGCACAGATGCGTCTTTCGATCGCATTCCCCGACAAGAGACTTTTGCAGTACGACTGCGGCAAGTTGCAAAGACTCGATAAATTGCTTCGGGACCTCAAAGCGGGTGGCCATCGGGCTTTGATCTTCACCCAGATGACCAAGATGCTCGACATCTTGGAACAGTTCCTTAACATTCACGGACACCGATACCTCCGACTAGACGGTACTACCAAGGTTGAGCAGCGTCAGATCCTTACCGATCGGTTTAACAATGACAACCGTATCCTCGCATTCATTCTGTCCAGTCGTTCTGGTGGTCTAGGCATCAACCTCACAGGTGCTGACACCGTCATATTCTACGATCTGGACTGGAACCCCGCGATGGACAAGCAGTGCCAAGATCGTTGCCACCGTATCGGGCAAACACGCGACGTTCACATCTATCGATTCGTTTCTGAATATACTATCGAGTCGAACATCCTCCGTAAAGCTAACCAGAAGCGCATGCTTGACGACGTCGTTATCCAAGAGGGAGAGTTCACAACGGACTACTTCACTAAACTAGACGTCCGCGATATGATCGACACGGAAGACGTCCTCGAAGGCCACGACGAAGCCAGCGCAGCCATGGATCGGGTCCTCGAGAATCGTGTCGCAGCCAGTGCACGTGTCTTCGAACAAGccgaagacaaagaagacaTTGATGCCGCCAAGAATGCCCAAAAGGAATTGGAGCACGCGGACGACGGCGACTTCGACGACCGCACACCTGGCCAAACCCAGGCCGGCACACCACTGGCGACGGGGCCCACGACGGGGCCCGatgaatcaacaacagcGGGCACTACTCCCGGTCCGCAATTGCTCACCTCCCCGCAGGTGCATGCGGTTGACGAACCTGTTGACGTCGAGATCCAACCTGGCCATATCGATAATTACCTATTACGGTTTATGGAGTGGAATATGAAGGACGAACCACTTGTTTTACCAGCAGataagagcaagaagaagtccaagaaaGGCAAGGAGCATCGGCTCCGTAAAAGGCGTCGTTGA